CGCGCGACGGCGCCGCCGATGGCGCCCCCGCCTCCGTGGATCACAGCGTTCTTGTCAGCGAGCAGCAGAGTCATGGCGCTCTCCCAAGGTGATCGATACTTCTGACTGATGGAGGCTGTCGTCGCCTCCGGCGGACGGCGGCCGGTCACTCGCTCCGCTGCCGCTGGATCTCCTCCGCGATGCGCTTGATGCGGTCGAGCCGGGCGTCCCAGGTCCTGCCGACCTCGTTCAGTTGTCGGACGGCGCGGGCGAGCTGTGTCTCGTCGACCTCGTACCGCCGTTCGCGGCCGATCGGTGTCGCGTGCACGAGGCCCGCGCGATCGAGGACCCCCAGGTGCTTGGTGACCGCCTGGCGCGTGATCGGGAGACGGTCGCTGAGGCTGGTCGGCGTTCCGAAGCCCTCCGCGAGCAGCAGGTCGAGCAGTCGACGCCTGATCGGGTCGCCGATCGCGGACCAGAGTTCGTCGTCGACGGCGGCCGACATCACAGCTCCACGGACGGCGCGTAGCCCAGCAGCCTGGGCAGGAACATGTCCCAGCCGCGCTCGTGGTCGTGGAAGGCCTCTTCGAGTACGGCGGCCTCCCAGCCCCTCTCGCGCCAGCCGCTCTCGGTCAGACGCAGGATCGTGCCGTCGCCGGAGGGTTCGAGCTCGAAGGTGACCAGGAGGGAGTTGTCCGCGTCGGGCAGCTCCGCGGCGGGGGCGACCCAGCGGAAGGCGAACCTGTGAGGCGGGTCCACGTCCACCACGGCGATCGATTCAACCGCGGTGCGGTCGCCCCACACGAGTTCGCCGAACGTGCCGGGCTCCGGCTCGAACGCGGCTTCGTCGGACCACCACATCTTGATGTGCTCGGGCCGGCTCACCACCTCGAAGACGATCTCCGGTGGCGCGTCGACATGGATCTCACGCTCCAGCTTTCCGAACTCCACCAGGACCTCCAACATGCAACCATCAGTTGCATGTAACCCTAAGCGTCGAGCCGGAGATCCGCAACCTTATGTTGCGCAAGGGCCGCGAGTGCGCCTGCCGAGGGAGCCGGGGGCGAGCGTCCGGAGTCGTGCGAGCGCCTGCCGTCGGTGCAGCGGCGGTGCACATCCCACATTTCTTCGCACCGGGTCCATCCATCCCCCCGTCGGTCTCGAATACCTCGTAGAACGTCCGCGTGGGATCGGCACCGGGTGCATTCGGCACAGAGGCACCCGACCGCCGAGGGATCACGGTCCGCGCCCACGGTTCCACGCGTCGTACGTCCGCCCGACCCGAGTCCCCGGCCGTGCGGAGGACAGCACCTCCGGCCCGGGCCGCTCCAGGGTCGTCGACGTCGCATCGAATCCTTCTCAGGGAGTTCCCATGACGGGAAAGCCGGTCGGCACCTTGCCCCAGAGCCCCCGGAGTGCCGTGACCGAGGCCACGGTGCCCGGCCCCTGCGCCGAGGGCACCGAGGAAGCGCTGGCGCGGGTGCTCGCGGACGTCATGCACCTCGACCAGGTGGAGACCGACCGTCACTTCTTCAACGACCTGGGGGCCGACTCCCTGGTGATGGCCCACTTCTGCGCCCGGGTCAGGAAACACGCGGGCCTGGGACGGGTGTCCATGAAGGACGTGTACGCGCACCCCACCGTCGGGGCTCTGGCGGTCGCGATGGCCGCACCCGTTCCCGCCACGATCACGGAGTCACCGCACTCCGCTCCGGCCGCTCCTCCCCCGGCCTCTCCCACAGGGAAGGCCAGGTACCTGGTGTGCGGGGCGCTGCAACTCCTGGCGTTCGTCGCGTACTCGGGCATCATCGCCTTCATCAGCGTCCGCGGCTACGCATGGATCTCCGCCGGGTCGGGTCTGCCGGATGTGTACCTGCGCTCCGTGGTCTTCGGCGCGGCCGTCTTTCTGGGACTGTCCGCTCTGCCCGTCGCGGTCAAGTGGGTGCTGATCGGACGCTGGCACCCGCAGCGGATCCGCATCTGGAGCCTGGCGTACTTCCGGCTCTGGATCGTGAAGACGCTCGTCCGCTCGGATCCGCTGGTCCTGTTCGTCGGTTCGCCGCTCTACACGTTCTACCTCCGAGCGCTGGGCGCGCACATCGGGTCCGGTGTCGCGATCTTCTCCCGCAACGTGCCGCTCTGTACCGACCTGCTCACCGTCGGGGACTCCGCCGTCATCCGCAAGGACTCCTTCTTCGCCTGCTACCGCGCCCGCGACGGTCTGATCGAGACGGGCACCGTGACCCTGGGGAAGGACACGGTCGTCGCCGAAGCGTCGGTGCTCGACATCGGGACCTCACTGGGCGACGGGGCGCGGCTCGCCCATGCGTCCTCGCTGCACAGCGGTCAGGCGGTGCCGGCCGGCGAGCACTGGCACGGATCGCCGGCGTTGCGCACCGAGGTGCCGTACGAGGTGGTGGCGTCGGCCGCCTGCGGCACCGTGCGCAGGTCGATCCACAGCATCACCCAGTTGCTGAGCGCGCTGCTGGTGTATCTGCCGCTGGCCGTCGGCGGGATCGGCATCCTCCTCGCCGAGGCACCCCAGCTGTCGGCCGTACTGGAACCGGGACCCACGGTCCTCACGACCTGGGCGTTCTACCGCGATGCCCTGGCCGTCTCCTTTCTCCTGCTCTTCGTGATCACTCCGCTCGGGTTCCTGCTGCTCGCGACCGTTCCCCGGCTGCTGAGCCGGACCATCCAGCCGGACCGGGTCTATCCGCTCTACGGCTTCCACTACGGAGTGCATCGCGCGATCACCCTGCTCACCAACCGGCGCTTCCTGACCAGGCTGTTCGGGGACAGCTCCGGGATCGTGCCCTACCTCCGCCTCCTCGGCTACCACCTGACCCCCGTCGAGCAGACCGGCTCAAACTTCGGCACCGAGGTCAAACACGAGACGCCGTACCTGAGTTCGGTCGGAACGGGGACGATGGTCGCCGACGGACTGTCCATCAACAACGCGGAGTTCTCCAGCACCTCGTTCCGGGTGTCCCGGGCCACCATCGGAGCGCGCAACTTCCTGGGCAACCGGATCGCCTACCCCGCGCGGGGACGGACCGGGGACAACTGCCTGCTGGCCACCAAGGTCATGGTCCCTGTCGACGGGGAGATCCGGCGGGACGTCGGCCTCCTCGGCTCACCCAGCTTCGAGATTCCGCGCTCGGTCCGACGCGACAGCAGCTTCGACCCGATGTACGAGGGTGAGGCGCTGCGCAGTGGCCTCGCCGCCAAGAACCGGCACAACGCGACCTCCATGATCCTCTACCTGCTGGCGCGTTGGTTCTACGCCTTCGTGGTCACCATGGTCGTGTCGGGAGCCGCCGAGCTGTACACCTCGATCGGGGCCGAGGCCATCGCGCTCGGCAACATCCTCGTCGTGGTCGTCAGCGCCGTGTACTTCGTTCTCGTGGAGCGCGCGGTCACGGCCCTCCACCCGCCGGGCCCGCTGTTCTGCTCGATCTACGACCGTCGCTTCTGGCGGCGTGAGCGCTTCTGGAAGGTGCCTTCGGAGACGTACCTCCAGGTCTTCAACGGAACCCCCTTCAAGAGTCTGGTCTGGCGTCTGCTGGGCGTCCGGATCGGGCGCCGGGTCTTCGACGACGGCTGCTACCTGACCGAACGCACGATGGTCAGCATCGGGGACGACGCCACCCTGAACGCGGGCAGTGTCGTCCAGTGCCACTCGCAGGAGGACGGCACCTTCAAGTCCGACCGGTCCCGGCTGGGTTCGCGCTGCACCCTCGGCGTCGGTGCGTTCGTGCACTACGGCGTGACCGTCGGCGACGACGCGGTGCTCGCCCCCGACTCCTTCCTGATGAAGGGCGAATCGGTCCCCCCGCACGCCTGGTGGGGCGGTAATCCGGCCCACCAGATCCGCCCGGGCGGGTCCACGGACGAGGAGGCGTCACGATGAACGGGTCCGTACGGTCCGGCGCGGAGTACTGGCGCGACGTACTCACCGCGGGTGGGGCCACCTCCGTGCCCCGGTGGACGCGCACTCCGGTGCCCGGGACCGCGGTGGCCGAGACGGCCGTCCCCGACGCTCTCGTCGGGGAGTTGGACCGTCTGGCGACTTCGGCCGGCGTGTCCGTCACGGCGGTGCTGCTGGCGGCCCACGCCAAGGTTCTCGCCGCCCTGTCCGGGGAGTCCGCCGTGACCACCGGATACCTCCTCGGTGCACGTACGGAGCCGCTGCTCTGCCGTCTGTCGACCGACGCCGTGTCGTGGCGGAGCCTGCTCCTGCACACACACGCCGCCGAAGCGGAGCTGCTGGCCCATCAACGGTTCCCGGTCGAGGCACTCCGCGCGGAACTGGACCTGCCCCGCCTCGTTCCTGAGACCGTGTTCGATCCGGCGGGCAGCGTCACCGCCGCCGTGAACCCCGTACTGAACGTGGCCTTCCCGCGGCGCGACGGCCGCTTCGTCATCCGGATCCGGTACCGGACCGACGTCCTCGACGCGGAGGCCGCCGACAGGATCGGCGGCTACCACCTCACCGCGCTCAGCCATATCGCGGCGGACCCGGATGCGGCGCACGGCCGGCAGAGCCTGTTGGCGGACGACGAACTCCGCCACCAGGTCGACGGCCTCGCCGGGCCCGACCGTCAACTGCCCGACCAGCGCTGCCACGAGCTGTTCGAGGAGCAGGCGCGGACGCGTCCGGACGCCGTCGCGGCCGTGCAGGGCGACCGCCTGTGGACCTACCGGGAACTCGACGGCCATGCCAACCGGGTCGCCCACGCCCTCCTCGACGCCGGACTCCACCGGCAGGAAGTCGTCGCCGTACTGACCGAACGCAACCTGGAGTGGATGGCCGGCGTCATCGGCATCCTCAAGGCCGGCGGCGCCTACCTGCCCGTCGAGCCGCACTTCCCGGCAGAACGCGTCACCGGCATGCTGCAGCGCGCCGACTGCACGCTGGTCCTCACCGCATCCGGCAGCACCGCCGCCCTCGACAGCGCGCCGGACCACCACCTGCCGGGAACAAGGACGTTGTTCGTCGACCGACTCTGCGAGCAGAGGGGCGAAGACAGCGGTCCAGGCGTCCCCGTGCGGCCCGGCGATCTCGCGTACGTCTTCTTCACCTCGGGCTCCACCGGCGAACCCAAGGGCGCGATGTGTGAACACGCCGGACTGCTGAACCATCTCTACGCGAAGATCGACGACTTGGGGATCGGCGAGGGCGACGTGGTCGCTCAGACGGCGCCGCAGTGCTTCGACATCTCCTTGTGGCAACTGCTGTCCGCGCCCCTCGTCGGTGGGCGCACCCTGCTGGTCGAGCAGGAGGCCGTCCTCGACGTCCGACGGTTCCTCGACACACTGGTCGACGGCAGAGCAGGCGTGCTCCAGGTGGTGCCCTCCTATCTCGACGCGGTTCTCTCCTTCCTGGAGCGGAACCCGCGTGAACTGCCCGATCTGCGCTGCGTGTCGGTCACGGGCGAGGCGGTGAAGACGGATCTCGTCGAGCGCTGGTTCAAGGCCCGCCCCGGTGTCCGGCTCGTCAACGCCTACGGGCTGACCGAGACGTCGGACGACACCAACCACGCGGTCCTGGACGGCGTTCCGGAGGGCGACGCGGTGCCCCTCGGCCGTCCGATCAACAACGTGCGCCTCTATCTCGTCGACGAGCACCTCGCCCCGGTCCCGCTCGGCGCACCCGGCGCCATCGCCTTCTCCGGGGTCTGTGTCGGACGCGGATACATCAACGATCCCGAGCGAACAGGGGCGGTCTTCCTGCCCGATCCCCATCGGGCGGGCGAGCGGCTCCATCTCGGAGGGGACTACGGGCGCTGGCTGCCCGACGGGCAACTGGAGTTCCTGGGCCGCCGGGACAGCCAGGTCAAGGTGCGCGGATTCCGGATCGAGATCGGTGACGTCGAGGAAGGTCTGCTGCGCGTACCCGGCGTGCACGACGCGGCCGTGGTGGTCGCCGAGAGGGCGGAGGGCGGCCGGCACCTGCACGCCTTCTACACGGGGCCGCGCCCACTGGATCCCGCCCGTATCCAGGCGGAGTTGGGGCACATCCTGCCCGCGTACATGGTTCCGTCCGCCTTCAGCCGTCGGGAGTCCTTGCCGCTCACCGGCAACGGGAAGATCGACCGGAGTCAACTGACCGCTTTCGCAGCCGAGTCCGATCCCGGTGGCGGGCTCGGGAACGACACGCCCCGCACGCCGACGGAGCGGCGCCTCGCCGCGGTCTGGGCCGAGGTTCTCGGGGTCCCGCCCGGCCGTGTGGGACGGAGCGACGACTTCTTCGGCCGTGGCGGGACCTCGCTGTCAGCCGTCAGGGTGGCCGTCTCCCTGGACCGCGAGGTCACGCTCAAGGACCTTGTCCGCCACCCCGTCCTCACCGATCTGGCCGCGCTGGTCGACCGGCGTTCCACGCCCTGAACCGATCGCAACGCAAGGAGCGACATGCCTTCCATCGAATCGACCATCTCACCGCTCGGCCTGGAACTGGAGCCCGGTCGGCCCGCGCTGCTGCGGGTCCGGGACACCGACGACCCGGCCGGCTGGGCGGCCGCATCCCGGGAGGGGCTCGCGTCCGCGCTCGCCGAGCACGGAGCGGTCGTGATCCGAGGGCTGGCGCTGCACGACACGACCGACGTGGCGGCCGTCCTGGATCGACTCGGAGTGCAACCCATGGCGGAGAAGGAGACCTTCGCCGCTCGGGAGACGTACGGCCCGGGTCTGTACTCCGCCTCACCGTGGCCGCCGAACCAGCCCATGTGCATGCACCACGAGCTGAGTTACACCCTCGATCCCCCTGGCCTGCTGCTCTTCGCCTGCCTGTCCGAGCCCACCGTCGGCGGAGCGACCTGCGTCGCCGACGCCGCTGCCGTTCTCGACGCGCTGCCCGGTGATCTCGTCAATCGCTTCGAGCGCGACGGATGGCTGCTCACGCGTACCTACAACGACGAGATCGGGGCGACCCTCACCGAAGCGTTCGGCACAACCGACAGGGATGTCGTCGAGGCCTACTGCCGCTCCCAGGACATCAGTTGGGCCTGGCAGCCCGACGGCAGTCTGCGCACCGCGCAGCGCCGCCGGGCGGTGGTGCGCCATCCGGTCGACGGACGGCGCTGCTGGTTCAACCAGGTCGCCTTCCTGAACGAGTGGACGCTCGCCCCCGAGGTGCGCGAGTACCTGGTCGAGGAGTACGGCACCGACGGTCTGCCCTTCAACACGTTCCACGGCGACGGGGAGCCCCTCGGCGAGGACGTCGTCAGGCTCGTCAACGCGGCCTACGAGGACCACACCGTCCGTACACCGTGGCAGGCCGGAGACCTCCTCGCCGTCGACAACGTCCGCACGGCGCACAGCAGGGAGCCCTATGAGGGACCCCGAAGCGTCGTCGTGGCGATGGCCTCGCCAACACACCTCGACGCCCCTCCCACGATCGAATCGGGGTCGCGATGAACACCGGACCCGCACCGTCCGCCCTCGTGGACGGCGCCGCCGAGGCCACCGTGCCACCGTTCGCGGTGATCCCGGGCGGCCAGGTGCGGCGCGCCCTGGCCGGTCGCGAGAAGGAGATCGTCGAGGTGGTCGAGGCCACCTACCGGCTGCACGGGGCCGGCGAGACCGTCAACCCTCCCTCATCCTTCCTCCGCTTCCCGGACCGTCCCTCCTCCCGGATGATCGCCCTGCCCGCCTCGCTCGGCGGCGAGTCGCCGGTGGACGGGCTGAAGTGGATCTCCAGTTTCCCGGAGAACGTGCGGTCCGGGACGCCCCGGGCCTCCGCCGTCCTGATCCTCAACGACCCGGCCACCGGCTACCCGTTCGCCTGCCTGGAGAGTTCCATCATCAGCGCGACCCGGACCGCGGCCTCCGCGGCGTCGGCCGCCGACCGCCTCAGCCGCGACCGTCCGACGCCCACCAGCGTGGGGTTCTTCGGAACGGGACTGATCGCCCGCTACATCCACACCTTCCTGCAGGGCGCGGGCTGGTCGTTCGACGACCTGGGGCTGTACGACGTCTCGGCCGAGAGCACCGACGGGTTCCGCGCGTACGCGGAGCGGTCCGGCGAGACCGCCCGGGTCACCGTGCACCGGCGGCCCGAGGACCTGATCCGTGCCGCCGATCTGATCGTCTTCGCGACAGTGGCCGGCGAGCCGCATGTCGGCGACCCGGCGTGGTTCGACCACAACCCCGTGGTGCTGCATGTGTCGTTGCGGGATCTCGCACCCCAGGTCCTGCTGGCCTCGACCAACATCGTGGACGACGTCGAACACTGCCTGAGGGCCGCCACCTCGCCCCATCTGACCGAACAGCTCACGGGAGACCGGGACTTCGTCCACGGCACGCTGAGCGACGTGATGGCGGACCGGGTGCGTGTCCCGGCGGACCGCCCCGTGGTGTTCTCGCCGTTCGGCCTCGGCGTGCTCGACCTCGCGGTCGGGAGCTACGTCTACGACCAGGTGGCCCGCTCCGGCGAACTGCGGATCGTCGACGACTTCTTCCACGAACGAGGCCGCTACGGATAGGGAGACCGTGCAGGCCGGTGCACCACGAGAAGAGCCCGCACCGAGCCGCATCCGGCCCCCGCAACCAGCACGACACCGAAGAGGAGCTCGTCATGTCGGTCATCTCCGTTCCTCAAGCCTTCAATGAGGAGGAGCTCTACGTCGACCTGGAGTCGATCTTCGGGCACTCGCTGCTCCTCAAGTGCGAGGGGTTCAACTTCGCGGGCTCGATCAAACTCAAGGCCGCCGCCGAGATGGTGGCGTCGGCCGAACGCGACGGATCCCTCACCGCCGACTCCATCCTCGTCGAGTCCTCGTCCGGCAATCTCGGTGTGGCGCTGAGCATGATCGCGGCGAGCAAGGGCTACCGGTTCGTCTGCGTCACGGACTCCCGCTGCAACCTGGCGACCCGGCTGATGATGGAGGTGCTGGGCAGCGAGGTGCACGTCGTCTCCGGCCAGGAGACCAACGGCGGGCTCCTCGGCGCACGCCTGGACCACGTCCGGCGCATGTGCGCCGCCGACGACCGGTGCGTCTGGCTCAGCCAGTACACCAACGAGGCCAACTGGAGAGCGCACTACCGCACCACGGCACCGGAGATCGCCCGCGCCTTCCCGGAACTCGACGTGCTGTTCGTCGGCGCGGGGACCACCGGCACGCTGATGGGCTGCGCACGCTACTTCCGGGACCATGACCGGCCCGTTCGGATCATCGCCGTGGACAGTGTCGGCTCGGTGGCGTTCGGCGGCACCCCCGGCCGCCGCATGATCCCGGGGCTGGGCATGAGCATGCGCCCGCCGCTGCTGGACGAGTCCTACGTCGACGAGGTCGTCCGGGTCGAGGAGGCCGACACCATACGTACCTGCCGTCGCCTGGCCCGTCAGGGCTTCCTCTTCGGCGGCTCCACCGGCACCGTGGTGAGCGGCTCGATCGGCTGGCTGGCCGACCACAGGCCGCAGGAACTCACCGCGGTGGCCGTCGCGCCGGACCTCGGGGAGCGCTACCTCGACACCATCTACCAGGACAACTGGGTCCAGGACCTGTACGGCGGGGATCCGCTCGACGAGGTCCCCCTCGCGCCGGTGCAGGCCGTCGGGGACCGACGGTCGCGGTGAGGAAGGCGCCGGGGTACCGCCTTGTGACGGTACCCCGGCGCCGATGTCAGCCGACCTTGAGGGTCAGAGCCGCGGTGTGCAGCTCCCCGCCGGCCCGGAACTGCAGGAACAGCCGCCAGTTGCCGGCTGTCGGCAGTTCGGCGTCGAAGGCCAGCTTCGGGCCGCCGTGGTCACCGTCGACGCGGGTCGTGGGGTGCAGGTGGGCGAACGCGGTGTCGCCCTCGTGGAACGCGGTCAGGTGGGCGTAGGTGTCGAGGTAGGGCTGCAGTGTGGTGATGGGCCTGCCGTCCTTGGTGACGGTGACCGTCAACGGGTGGGACATGCCGGCCATCGGCTCACCCTGGACCGTGACGGTGTATCCGTCGACGCGGGCTCTGGCGGCCGCCGCCGGGACGGGAGTTCGCTTCTCGGTTCCGGGGACGGTGACGGCGCGGCTGAGGACGAACGCCGTGCCCTTGCCGGCGCCGCCGTCGGGCGTGAACGAGGCGAACATCCGCCAGGATCCGGGCGCGAGGGCGGAGAGATCGGCCGTCCAGGTGCCGTCGGCCGCCATGGTGGGGTGGAGGTGCTGGAAGCCGGTCAGGTCGGTGCGGATGGCGTAGAAGTGCATGCGCTTGGTCTGGTCGAGGGCGAAGGCGGTGACGGGCTTCGCGTCCGGGCCGGTGACGGTGAAGCGGTAGGCGGTCCGCTCACCGGCGGCCAGGGTCGCGTTCGGGCTGCCGAGCCGGTAGCCGTCCTTGGCGCTCGCGAGGCCGTTGCCGCCGGCCATGTGGTCCATGCCGGGCATGTGGCCCTTCGAGGGCGAGTCCTTCGAGGGCGAGCCGCTCGCCGCTGGGGACGTGGACGCTGTGGCGCCATGGTCCATCCCCGGCATCGAGGAGGGGTCGCCGGAAGAGCCGCAGGCCGCGAGGACGAGGGCCAGGGCGACGGCCGTTCCGGGTGCCACGAGGGCGCGTCGGCGTACGGCGGGACGGGCTGTGAACATGGAGTCGGTCTTTCCGCGTGGGCGCACCACGCCGGGCGGGCGCGCGGGAGTGAGCAGGACACGTCGCCGGCTCCGGGAGTCCGGAGGCCGGCTCGGTCCTCTCAGGTCCGCGCGATGCACACCTGGAGCAGGAGGCTTCGCCCGCCCGGCGGGGGTAGGCCGCGCCGTCCCATCGGCCCGAGGAACACGGGCTGGGCCAGGAGGGCGGCGGCCAGTACGGCGACGAGGGCCGGCAGGCTGCCCGTCGGCAGGGGCATCCGGTCGCGAACGGGCGTCGAGACGCATGGGGTCCCGCGCGTCCCGGTCACCTCGGAAGCCTGGTGAGCCGCTGCCCTTGTCGACGTCGGTGTCACGGCGGAGTGCATCGCCATCGCAGGCTCGGCGCCTGTCGATGGCACGGCGACGAGGTCGTGAGGCTCGGCCATCGATCCGGCCGACGTCGCACCGTGGCATCCGTCGGCGGCGCTCGCCGGCGCTCCGTGCATGAAGAAGAGGCCGAGCAGGACCGCGCACAGGGTGAACAGCCGCATGCCGCCTCGCCTGTTCCGCTGTCCGTCGCCTGCCACGCCCGGTCCCTCTCCCCGCGTCGTTCGGATGCGCGCTCGCACGAGCGCGGGCTCGACGATACCCCGGGCCGGTATCCGCCGCATGCCGGCGGAGGCTCGCGCAGCGGGTCAACCGGGCGGCGGGGAGACCGAGTCAGGGACGCGCCCGGGGCAGCGACGCGATCACCGACCGCCCCCGGTCGGGCCGGTGGCAGCGGCAGTGGGGGTGGCGGTGGGAGTACCGGTGGCGGTGGACTTTGGTGATCGATCGCCGGGGACCGCTCCGTCCACCGGCGGCGCATCCGAGGACCCTGCCGCGCGTCGGACATCGCGGCCTGTCGTGCGACCGCCTAGCACGGCGGCGAGGACGAGCGCCATGCCCGTCGCCTGCGGTGCCGTCAGCGCGTCCCCGGCCATGGTGACGCCGAGCAGGACGCCGGTGACCGGATTGAGCAGGCCCACGAGGCCCACGGTGGCCGCGGGCAGGCGCCGCAGGCCGGTGAACCAGGCGACGAAGGCCAGAGCCGTGGCGATCACGGAGGTGTAGGCGTAGGCGGCGAGGGCGGCAGGCCCCGTAGAAGGGGGCGCGCCCTCCGTCGCTGCGGCGAAGGCCACGAGGAGGAGACCACCGAAGGTGAGCTGCCACGCCGTGACCGACAGGACGTTCGGCCCCGGATCCCATCGCTTGCTCAACAGGAATCCGACGGCGGAGACGAGCAGGGCAGCCACCGAAGCGAGGACGCCCACCGGCCGGACCTCGGCGCCGGGACCGCCCAGCATCAGAGCGACCCCTCCGAGGCCGACGGCCGCCGCGACGAGTTGGGCACCGCGTGGCCGCTCCGCGAGCAGAGCCCATGCGCCCAGCATCAGCACGAGCGGCGAGAGCGCCATGACCATCGAGGCCGTACTGGTGGGGAGCGTCTGCGAGGCCACGTAGACGAGGACGAAGAACGCGCTGGTGTTCAGCAGCCCCAGGACCGCGGACCGGCCCCACCACGCGCCCCGCGGTCGCTCCCGGGCGATGGCGAGCAGCAGGCATCCGGCGGGCAGAGCGCGCAGCGCGGCGCCCCAGAGGGGCTGCCCAGCGGGCAGGAACTCACGCGTGACGTAGTAGTTGGCACCCCAGGCGACGGGAGCCACCGCGGTCAGGGCTATCCACCGAAGATTACCTTCCATGGAAGCCATTATAGCTTCCTCAGAAGATATAGTGGCGTCGTGGAAGACGACAGCCCCGAAGCGCCCGACCATGTAGCCCGCATCCAAGCCGCCTGGCGTCGTGAACGACCCGACCTCGATGTCGCCCCTCAGGCCGTCATCGGCCGCCTGCACCGCCTGGCCGCGC
The window above is part of the Streptomyces sp. NBC_01428 genome. Proteins encoded here:
- a CDS encoding DMT family transporter, which encodes MEGNLRWIALTAVAPVAWGANYYVTREFLPAGQPLWGAALRALPAGCLLLAIARERPRGAWWGRSAVLGLLNTSAFFVLVYVASQTLPTSTASMVMALSPLVLMLGAWALLAERPRGAQLVAAAVGLGGVALMLGGPGAEVRPVGVLASVAALLVSAVGFLLSKRWDPGPNVLSVTAWQLTFGGLLLVAFAAATEGAPPSTGPAALAAYAYTSVIATALAFVAWFTGLRRLPAATVGLVGLLNPVTGVLLGVTMAGDALTAPQATGMALVLAAVLGGRTTGRDVRRAAGSSDAPPVDGAVPGDRSPKSTATGTPTATPTAAATGPTGGGR